From Brassica rapa cultivar Chiifu-401-42 chromosome A06, CAAS_Brap_v3.01, whole genome shotgun sequence:
aatattatcaAGTTATATGATCACAGCCTCAAATCGAGAGTTAAGGGAGGGAGGATTTGGGGGGAGAGGGAGTAAGAGACAAAGAGTCAAAGGGTGGGGGCGGCTAAGAAAACATTATCATTTATGGTGTTTATTGTTACACATATATATGGGGATCATTAGGAAAATTAtcttaataaaaaatagatttcttaattaaattaataataatattgaaTCGATCTAGATGCTGATGTAGAAGCAAAGACAAAGGAGAAAAACACTAGTCTCCCCCTTCTTTGTTATTTCTAAATCCTACTAGTATTATATCACATAAtttatttcatcaaaattttcaattccATAAAGTAACTTTTGattcatttttgtttgttttaattcCTACTTTTGACATCTTCATCACATGAAGGACTATCTCCTCCAGCTATTATatactctctctcttctttttattttcttcattcACATATACTTTTCTCCATTACACACATTTCCATGTATCTATATATAAGAACCTCACACACACGCAATCACACACCatcctcctccttctcctcaTCAGCATAactgagaaagagagaaagatacaACAAGAATAACGAATCAAGAAGATGGGAAGAGCACCGTGTTGTGACAAGGCTAACGTGAAGAAAGGGCCGTGGTCTCCTGAAGAAGACGCAAAACTCAAAGATTACATCGAGAATAATGGCACAGGCGGCAACTGGATTGCGTTGCCTCAGAAGATTGGTATATACCTAAATTTACTTCTAATTTAAAATCTgcagaaaaaaatcaattagtTTGAGACGGCTTGTATAATCTATAGTAAACCGAATTTTCCTGTGTATATTTGTGcgttgatatatattatatgtgcaTGATATAGGTCTAAGAAGATGTGGGAAGAGTTGCAGACTAAGGTGGCTCAACTATTTGAGACCAAACATCAAACATGGTGGCTTCTCTGAGGAAGAGGACAACATCATTTGTAATCTCTATGTTACCATTGGTAGCAGGTACTAAATGTTATGTACTTATAGGTCAATATCATTATTTAATACACTAGTCTTGAATTAGATCAGAGCTATTATGTTTATACatgttcaataatttttttatttttaaaggtGGTCTATAATTGCTGCACAATTGCCTGGAAGAACAGACAATGATATCAAGAACTATTGGAACACGAggctgaagaagaagcttcttaacaaacaaagaaaagagTACCAAGAAGCTCGGATGAAGCAAGATATGGTGATGATAAAGCGACAAGAACAAGGACAAGGCCAAAGTAATGCTAGTAGGGATCTTTATTCGAACAGCATGTTTGGATCATCACCATGGCCATTACTACCTCAGCTTCCCTCTcctcaccatcaagtacctctTGTCATGATGGAACCAACAAGCTGCAATTACTATCAAATGACACCGTCTTGCAACTTCGAACAAAAGCCACTGATCACACTCAAGAACATGGTCAAGACTGAAGAAGAACCGGAGAGAACAAACCCTGATCATCATCACCCTGAATATTCTATCACAAACCCTTTTGATTTCTCCTTCTCTCAGCTTTTGTTAGATCCTAATTACTACCTGGAGCCAGTAGGAGGAGAAGGAGAGCTTGCGATCACGAGTAGCAGCACCAACTCTCCATTACCAAACACAAGTGCTGATcaccatcaacaacaacaagagaTTCTTCAATGGTTTGGGAGTAGTAATTTTCAGACAGAAGCAGTCAATGATATGTTCTTAAGCAACAACGACATAGCAAATCTTGAGACCAACGAGAACACAAAATTCTATGGAAACTTGCCAGTGGCCGGAGCCGCAGCAGCTTTAGCCGGAGGAACGACGAGTACATCGGCGGATCAAAGCACAATAAGTTGGGAGGACATAACCTCTCTTGTCAATTCCGATGATGCAAGTTACTTCAATGGGCCAAatcatttgtaacttaaaaatatatatatttttactaatatataaagagggtttttttttgtataaatgtGTGTTCTAAGGGAGTGGTAAAAAACATATGGATTTAGATTAATATTCATGaagacatttttttattttagtttcgaGTCAGCTTTATTCACGACCAATATATATgatcttttgagtttttatgATTACTGCTTTTATAAATGTAAGATACATTCTACCTTCTAGCTTCTTTCTTTTTCCCCTTAATTCATTAGGTCATTTAGATTTTTGTAAAGATCTTTACAGATTACAATACATTtgacacataaaaaaaaagaaggaaacaaCTATGAATCTAAAATAGAGAGCCTAAAAGAGGATTGTCTTTTAAACGCACCAACATCGATCATCAATTACTCATTATAAAAAGTTCATATTTTAAGTGTTAACACTTTTAATTATCACACATATACGACaagttcttttatatattaaatagtaaTTGTTAGGTGCCTATAGTATTA
This genomic window contains:
- the LOC103874017 gene encoding transcription factor RAX3; protein product: MGRAPCCDKANVKKGPWSPEEDAKLKDYIENNGTGGNWIALPQKIGLRRCGKSCRLRWLNYLRPNIKHGGFSEEEDNIICNLYVTIGSRWSIIAAQLPGRTDNDIKNYWNTRLKKKLLNKQRKEYQEARMKQDMVMIKRQEQGQGQSNASRDLYSNSMFGSSPWPLLPQLPSPHHQVPLVMMEPTSCNYYQMTPSCNFEQKPLITLKNMVKTEEEPERTNPDHHHPEYSITNPFDFSFSQLLLDPNYYLEPVGGEGELAITSSSTNSPLPNTSADHHQQQQEILQWFGSSNFQTEAVNDMFLSNNDIANLETNENTKFYGNLPVAGAAAALAGGTTSTSADQSTISWEDITSLVNSDDASYFNGPNHL